TTCAACATAACAATTGGGATTTACGTCCCAAATAGTCTGCAAAGCCGCGGCTGTGTTGTATCCTAGACCGTAACAAATGTCCAAAAGTCTGACAACTGGTTTTTGGGCACGCGCAGCCAGTCGAGTCGGTTCCGCAAACTTGAGAAAACTCTCTTGCTTGGCTCCATAATGACTGTGAAAATCTTCGCCAAACTCTTGGGAAGTAAAGGTAAAGGAACCATCTGCCGTTGGTTGTGGTACAAATAGGTCAAAGTCTGCCATCTTAGCGATAAAACACACAATACTCTCAGCTAATAATTTAAATTACGAATAATCAAACCAGGCAAGGAAACAGGGGGAAGAAAGACAAGGAGCAGAAATGTCAACTCTTGACCCTTGACTTTTGACTCTGGACTCTTGCCCAAGACCCTATGCTCATACCTAATGACAAATGACAAATGACAAATTAGTTGTTTCCCCAGCATGGTTATTTGAACATATCAACGATCCGCAAGTGGTAATTGTCGATTGTCGGTTTTCGCTGGCTAATCCCCAACTAGGACGACAGCAGTACCAAGAAAGCCACATTCCCGGATCGTACTATTTAGATTTGAACCAGGATCTTTCCAGTCCTGTAGAAGAACATGGAGGGAGACATCCTTTACCTAATCCTATTGATTTAGCCCAAAAATTAGCAAGAATCGGAGTGAATTACCAAAAAACTTTGGTTGTAGCTTACGATGATTCGCGATTCGCCTTTGCAGCGCGTTTGTGGTGGTTGTTGCAATATTTAGGTCACGAACAAGTTGCAGTATTAGATGGAGGCTTTAGCGAATGGCAAAAAGCTAGTTATCCTGTTACAAATATTATTCCTCAACCTCAAACTGGTAGCTTTGTTCCGCAAATCCAAACAGATAAATTAGTAGATATTCAAACTGTAAAAAATAAAAAAGATTTACCAGAGGTAGTGCTAGTAGATTCCAGAGAGAGCGATCGCTATCGAGGCGAACGAGAACCAATTGATAAAATTGCCGGTCATATTCCCGGTGCTGTTAATTATCCTTGGCAAGAAGTTACAGATGCTTCAGGATATTTACTTTCAGCAGCAGAACAACGCCATCGCTGGGAGAAGCTAGCAACAGCTGAGGAAATTCTAGTTTATTGTGGTTCTGGTGTAACGGCTTGCGTAAATTTACTTTCTTTAGAACTAGCAGGAATTTCCAAAGGTAAACTATATGCTGGTAGCTGGAGTGATTGGATTAGTTATATGTAGTTTTAACTTTGGAAGGCTGCGCTCCTCGTTATTTCCAAAATAGATAAGTAGAATAAAATAAAATAGAATTTGTCAAATGTTTTTTATCTATATTTAGAAAAGCTGTACAGGTGAAACTGTAGCAGAATTATTAAGCAATATCATTACATTTAAGAGCAAATGAGCGAAACTAGTCAACGGCGAATTGTAATTGGGGATGTGCATGGTCACTATGAAGGATTAATGACTTTATTGACAGCCATTGCTCCTACTTCCAACGATCGACTTTATTTTCTAGGAGACTTAATCGATCGCGGCCCTCAAAGCGCACAGGTAGTTAATTTTGTCAAGAACAATAACCATCCTTGTTTGCTGGGAAATCACGAGCAAATGTTATTAAATGTATTGACTGGTGGGAGCGCTTCCTCTTCAGCGATGCAAGCATGGTTATACGGCGGCGGACAAGCAACCATCGCCAGTTATCAAGAAGCGACAATTCCCCAAGAGCATATCGATTGGTTTTCAACGCTACCGCCATATCTGGATTTAGGAGATGTTTGGTTAACCCATGCAGGTGTTGACCCTTTTATGCCCTTGAATAAACAAACTTCCGAGCAATTTTGCTGGATTAGGGAAGAGTTTCACGGCATGGAGAAACCGTTCTTCGCTGATAAGTTAATTATTGTTGGTCACACAATCACCTTTACCCTACCAGGTGTTAGTCCCGGCCAGTTGGCTCAAGGAAAGGGATGGCTAGACATTGATACTGGAGCATATCATCCTCGTAGTGGCTGGTTAACTGCACTGGATGTCACAAATAACCTAGTTCATCAAGTCAATGTTTTTAAGAAACGCGTTCGCAGTTTGCCTTTAGAAGAAGCAACTGTCATTATCGATCCAGGCGAAATCAAAGGTGCTCGCCGCAATCAGCAGCGAGCATAGTTAAAGATGGGGTAATAAGGTGGCTTTTGAGTCTGCACAACTTACCTAACAATTACAGCAATGCTCGGATATTAGCCTTATATACAGCATTATCCAATCCATAACTTCCTTTGCTAGGTTGAGAATCAATAGCGCGTTTGAGAGCAGTAATGCGATCGCTAGTTGCAGGGTGAGTACTCAAAAATGTGGGAGTAGAACCCTGTCCTAGCAACTTTTGCATAAAGGAAACCATCCCAGACTGAGCATAACCACTACGAGCCAAAGTTCTTAACCCTCTTTTATCGGCGTCAAATTCATCTTGACGACTGCGGGGACGATTGAGAGCCAATTCAACACCAATACCGACTGCTGTATTGCGGTCTAAACCTGCTGCTGTGGCGACACCACTAGCAAGCGCTCTTTGTCGCATCTGTTTTACTAAATGTTTCCCGCCAACGTGACCAATTTCATGAGCGAGTACACTTGCTAATTCCGCTTCATTATCTGCGGCTTTGAGTAAACCTGTGTTGACATAAACAAAGCCTCCTGCTGTAGCAAAAGCATTCAGACTTGGATCTTCAACTACTTGGAAAGTATAAGGGAGATTGGGGCGATCGCTATTAGCAGCCAAGCGCCGACCAACTTGTTCTACATAGCGATTAATCTCAGGATTGCGGTAAAGCCGAACTTCACTACTCAATTCCTGATTCATCTGCTTACCAAGCTCAACTTCTTGGCGATCGGATATATTAGAAAGCTGAAATATCTGGGCACCTTGGAACAGAAGTGGCAATAAGTCTATAGCCCTTCCGGGTAGGGGTGCGCTTAAGGACACACTCAGGGCAACTACCAACGAAATTAACGGGTAAAACCAGCGACGCCGCCACAAATTTTTATTTGTCGAAAAGCCTTTCCAAGCAATCATAATCCGGTTTTTTTTGAAGAATCATGAAAGAACATTAAATTATGGGACGAAA
The genomic region above belongs to Calothrix sp. NIES-2098 and contains:
- a CDS encoding rhodanese domain-containing protein; this translates as MTNDKLVVSPAWLFEHINDPQVVIVDCRFSLANPQLGRQQYQESHIPGSYYLDLNQDLSSPVEEHGGRHPLPNPIDLAQKLARIGVNYQKTLVVAYDDSRFAFAARLWWLLQYLGHEQVAVLDGGFSEWQKASYPVTNIIPQPQTGSFVPQIQTDKLVDIQTVKNKKDLPEVVLVDSRESDRYRGEREPIDKIAGHIPGAVNYPWQEVTDASGYLLSAAEQRHRWEKLATAEEILVYCGSGVTACVNLLSLELAGISKGKLYAGSWSDWISYM
- a CDS encoding metallophosphoesterase, with the protein product MSETSQRRIVIGDVHGHYEGLMTLLTAIAPTSNDRLYFLGDLIDRGPQSAQVVNFVKNNNHPCLLGNHEQMLLNVLTGGSASSSAMQAWLYGGGQATIASYQEATIPQEHIDWFSTLPPYLDLGDVWLTHAGVDPFMPLNKQTSEQFCWIREEFHGMEKPFFADKLIIVGHTITFTLPGVSPGQLAQGKGWLDIDTGAYHPRSGWLTALDVTNNLVHQVNVFKKRVRSLPLEEATVIIDPGEIKGARRNQQRA
- a CDS encoding peptidase M48 Ste24p, whose product is MIAWKGFSTNKNLWRRRWFYPLISLVVALSVSLSAPLPGRAIDLLPLLFQGAQIFQLSNISDRQEVELGKQMNQELSSEVRLYRNPEINRYVEQVGRRLAANSDRPNLPYTFQVVEDPSLNAFATAGGFVYVNTGLLKAADNEAELASVLAHEIGHVGGKHLVKQMRQRALASGVATAAGLDRNTAVGIGVELALNRPRSRQDEFDADKRGLRTLARSGYAQSGMVSFMQKLLGQGSTPTFLSTHPATSDRITALKRAIDSQPSKGSYGLDNAVYKANIRALL